A part of Paenibacillus donghaensis genomic DNA contains:
- a CDS encoding sensor histidine kinase yields MKFPIQFKIVVVFSIIIFVGLSAMLFVSYRVTEQNMYQIIDEDMFNTKTNLDIYINQYFLVHKKRMSKESLVSEKNRLTQELTAGIGGPVTIFYMNGDKNQAESTLRSQIAYTINRVDHKVIVSLSFPILQKQSTIGFLEYQKDYSQLYQRNARFQSIIKMFASVIFSFIFIASIFISRKITKPIRELTERSNQVTLGNFNIDISISSRDEIGELARRFQIMIKHIKNQIEIIKQERDEVKQAQAQSKVFFDNVTHELKTPLTTILGYAQIVKDNGFTDAFFFEKGLNYIIHESQRLNRTVVEILELSQSATLSTTYHFEKVDLSEIAKEACEDMKIKARKYNIDIHFELQEGLFTLGDRDKMKEVFLNLLDNSIKYGYVNSMIYVESWKEGDTAVVKIKDEGEGIPAEQLNYVFEPFYRAKRNAPKEKGSAGLGLTIVKNIVDDHHGAIKLQSILNEGTEIKISLPGDGK; encoded by the coding sequence ATGAAATTTCCAATTCAATTTAAGATTGTGGTTGTGTTTTCAATTATTATTTTTGTGGGGCTTTCTGCAATGCTGTTTGTGTCCTATAGAGTTACGGAACAAAATATGTACCAAATCATTGATGAGGATATGTTTAATACTAAAACAAATTTGGATATTTATATTAATCAATATTTTCTGGTCCATAAGAAGAGGATGAGTAAAGAATCATTGGTCTCGGAAAAAAATAGGCTCACACAGGAATTAACAGCGGGGATTGGCGGGCCTGTGACGATTTTCTATATGAACGGGGACAAGAACCAGGCCGAATCTACCTTACGCTCCCAAATCGCTTACACGATTAATAGGGTAGACCATAAAGTCATTGTCAGTTTGTCCTTCCCTATCCTGCAGAAGCAGTCGACCATTGGTTTTTTGGAATACCAGAAAGATTACAGCCAGCTCTACCAGAGAAATGCCCGTTTTCAATCCATCATCAAAATGTTTGCCTCTGTCATTTTCAGCTTTATCTTTATTGCTTCCATCTTTATTTCCAGAAAAATCACCAAGCCGATTCGAGAACTGACCGAACGTTCCAATCAGGTCACTTTAGGCAATTTCAACATAGATATTTCAATCTCATCCCGGGATGAGATTGGCGAGTTAGCCCGCCGGTTTCAGATCATGATTAAACACATAAAAAATCAGATCGAAATTATTAAACAAGAACGGGATGAAGTCAAGCAGGCTCAGGCCCAAAGCAAAGTTTTTTTTGACAATGTTACGCATGAACTGAAGACTCCCTTAACAACCATTCTCGGCTATGCACAGATTGTGAAAGACAACGGATTTACAGATGCTTTCTTTTTTGAAAAAGGGCTTAATTATATCATCCATGAAAGTCAGCGGTTAAATCGAACGGTCGTTGAAATTCTGGAACTATCCCAATCGGCAACATTGAGCACCACCTATCACTTCGAAAAGGTTGATTTGTCGGAAATTGCCAAAGAAGCATGTGAGGATATGAAAATTAAAGCCAGAAAATATAATATTGATATTCATTTCGAACTTCAAGAGGGATTATTTACTTTAGGGGACCGGGATAAAATGAAAGAGGTCTTTCTGAATTTGCTAGATAACTCCATTAAATATGGTTACGTGAACTCAATGATTTACGTGGAATCCTGGAAAGAGGGAGATACGGCTGTAGTCAAAATCAAAGATGAGGGGGAAGGGATTCCGGCAGAGCAGCTCAATTATGTGTTCGAACCATTCTACAGAGCGAAGAGAAACGCCCCAAAAGAAAAGGGAAGTGCCGGACTCGGCTTAACTATTGTAAAAAACATTGTCGATGATCATCATGGAGCAATTAAACTACAGAGCATTTTGAATGAAGGCACAGAAATCAAAATCAGCTTGCCGGGGGATGGGAAATGA
- a CDS encoding response regulator transcription factor, with translation MKQKTILLIEDEDPIRDLLAYSLRKEGFVTREAATGTQGLEILKHFKPDLLLLDLMLPDMSGFDICKQVSLNSAIPVIMITAKSDTLDKVLGMELGADDYITKPFDIREVIARIRAIFRRIELIGDSLENNTSEVIRLEAEIQIHKGKREVLKGGMKLGLTNKEYDLLLFFAEHKGRVFSRSDLLDKVWDFDFAGDTRTVDIHVQRIRKKLDEEHSLSMIETIFGIGYKLVSR, from the coding sequence ATTTGCTTGCTTACTCCCTTCGCAAAGAAGGTTTTGTTACCAGAGAAGCGGCTACAGGCACGCAGGGTCTGGAGATTCTGAAGCATTTCAAACCGGATTTGCTTTTGCTGGACTTGATGTTGCCAGACATGAGCGGTTTTGATATTTGTAAACAAGTTTCTTTGAACTCCGCGATCCCGGTTATCATGATTACAGCCAAATCTGATACATTAGATAAAGTTCTGGGCATGGAGCTGGGAGCCGATGATTATATCACCAAACCTTTTGATATTAGAGAAGTGATTGCCCGAATCCGGGCGATTTTCCGCAGAATTGAATTAATTGGAGATTCTTTGGAGAACAACACCTCTGAAGTCATCCGTTTGGAGGCAGAGATTCAGATTCATAAAGGGAAACGGGAAGTGCTGAAAGGTGGAATGAAACTTGGACTCACCAATAAGGAATATGATCTTCTGTTATTTTTTGCAGAGCATAAGGGAAGAGTATTCAGCAGATCCGACCTCTTAGATAAGGTATGGGATTTTGATTTTGCTGGAGATACCAGGACTGTAGATATCCACGTGCAAAGAATCCGTAAAAAACTGGATGAGGAGCACAGCTTATCCATGATTGAGACGATCTTCGGCATCGGGTATAAGCTGGTATCGAGGTGA